The region CCGACCGTCAATACGCGGCGGCTGCTGGTGGAACATGGAGGATTTGCCTACGACTCCGACGCGTATAACGACGAACTCCCCTATTGGACGAAAGTGCGGGGCAAAAGCCATCTGGTCGTGCCCTATAGTCTTGCCAACAATGACGGCAAGTTCAGTCGGGGGGCCATGGCGACCGCTGATGACTTCCTCGCTTATCTGAAAGACAGTTTCGACATGCTTTACGAAGAGGGCGAGACGGCACCCAAAATGATGTCGGTCGGCTTGCATCTGAGGCTGATCGGTCATCCCGGGCGCGCGATTGGACTGGCGCGATTTCTGGACTACGTTGCAACGAAACAAGGGGTATGGATCTGCCGGCGTGCGGATATCGTTGAGCATTGGAAGAAGCACCATCCCGCCGCGCATCCTGCATAGATTTTCGCGGACGACTGCTCTGCCAGAAGCTGCCACTATCGTTAAGGCCGTACTTCGCCGTCGCTGAGTTCTTGGCAGGGCGTATTCGCGCCCGCCGGCATTCCCCGACAGCCGCGGCACCATTTTTGCGGACGAGGGTGATGATCCACTCAAGGAGTACGCAAATGCACACGAGAATCAGGGGTTCCGCACTGGCGTTGAGCATCGCGATGTCTCTGGCGACGCCGTGGGCGTTCGCGCAGAAGCCTCCGGCGGCAGCATCCGCCCAGCAGCCCCAAAAACTGGACTCCGCCGACCGGACTTTTCTTGACGACGCGGCCCGGGCCGGACTGTTCGAGCTCGAAGGAAGCAAGCTGGCGCAGCAAAAGTCCAAGAGCGCCGATATCAAGACCTTCGCCGACCGGATGATCAAGGATCACACCGCCATGGGCCAACAACTGGCGGCGCTGGCAAAATCCAAGAACTATCAGCTCCCCACCGAGCCCGGCACCACGCAAAAGCTGGAGTTGAAGGCCCTGGACGTGGCGGACACCAGCTTCGATACGAAGTTCGCGGAGCGCATAGGCGCCAATGCCCACACGCACGCGGTCAACGTCTTCAGCGACGCCGCGAAAGGCGCCAAGGACGCCGACGTGCAAGCCTTCGCCAAGAAATACCTGCCCATGATGAAGGAACATCTGCGCCTGGCGGAAGGTCTGGAAGGCAGGGCTGCCCGCGCGCCGACCGGCCGTTTCGACACGCCGGCACGTTAAACATCAACCCTTCGGATTCCCCGATCTAACCCATACGCTCAGGCATG is a window of Bordetella sp. N DNA encoding:
- a CDS encoding DUF4142 domain-containing protein; translated protein: MHTRIRGSALALSIAMSLATPWAFAQKPPAAASAQQPQKLDSADRTFLDDAARAGLFELEGSKLAQQKSKSADIKTFADRMIKDHTAMGQQLAALAKSKNYQLPTEPGTTQKLELKALDVADTSFDTKFAERIGANAHTHAVNVFSDAAKGAKDADVQAFAKKYLPMMKEHLRLAEGLEGRAARAPTGRFDTPAR